CGACCCGCTTAGttgctcatattttttttttaaatgtttttggttgTTCTGGTGTTGACACATTTTTTTCGCTTGTTACAACTAAGTGACAATCCATAGACCTAGAAACCAACATTTTGTCTATGTCTCAGACTGTTAATGCGTGCAACAACGTGCTTAATGATTTGGCCAACTAATCGACTATTACGgcatttaaaaaatgaattgCTGCACTGTCTGGTCAAGATTACCAAGGTTTTTCCCTATGTAATGCTTTGCAGTGGGTGACTTTGAGAAGATTTGGCGCGAGCACTGTGAAGATGAGCTAACTCTCAGTGAGTATGCTGTGGCCATGAAGAATCTTGCTGATAACTGCTGGACTAAAAATTGTGAAGGAGAAGTTCGCATTGAATGGTGTCGCAGGTAAGACACTTTCACTTTGTCTTTCAATAGATGGACTGAATTCTTTCCTCTCTAAATATACAACTGTTGTGAACCATTCTTGGCTGTTTCATATCCCTATagcaaatgtaatgtaatagaATAGACTTGAcatggaaaagaaaatgagcACATGATTGAGGCTTATATTGGACATTGGTGAGAAGGCCACATTGATCACAGCTGCAGTCTTTGTGTGATCATTCCCCAATAAGTCTCAGATACAATGGATGTAGTCCCAAAGAGACATTTTATATTCAGAGCAAAAGAGGAATACTTTTTATTGACTTCTAATTGATCTGTAGTTTGTAGTATGCATTCAATGTACATCGAGATCGTTTCCTATTCATATGTGGACAATTTAAGTGCAAGGTAACTTTACTGGTGCTCACAtaactgcagtcttgctgtgcTTTAAGGTACAGCCCggtattctaatcccatacactttttgtcagattcagtgaattgctcctcatggtcctctccTCAACTccggtgttcatacacagtcctggttctgtaaatgagaaacaaacatagtggcttggaccaAACCATAAACAATCCTAGCCAATAaacacggtgcttcaggagcacgaaagggaggggtgtcatttaattggctgttgagctcgaACATCAACAACCTTAATGAGAATAAAGTTATAAGAATAAACATCATAGTATTACAGATTTGCGCATATGTATGTCAATCACATTTACTTAAGCCATTAAGACAGGGTGCGAGATTTGGGTGCTTCTTTAGAAGCCGGATGCAATGTCATTGTTTTCAAGTGCAAGAAATGCATTGTGATTCCCTGTAATACAGGTTGGGAAGGCGAACTGCATTATGAGctacatttttgcattttgctAAAAAGTTTTTAAAGTTGCACTTCAGACAGTGACAATGGCTGATGACCTGAGCGAGGGGAGCGACACTGATGCAGAGAACAGCAGTTAACTACTAATGTTGACAATCTATTGAGTGTACAACAAAAAGAAAGCTAAAATACATACAGTTCCTGCTGAAAGTGCCCTTGATTCTGGATTctaatccagtacactttttgtcaaattcagcaaattgcttcTCACAGTCCACTAGCTGTCTGTTCAAAGTTTGTGCTCAGAAAAAcactggtgttcgtacacaatCCTGGCGttaatgagaaacaaacatggctctggggggcaggtcctccccagaccttcagtgctcaggtgggctatctcccgggcctttctgtgtggagtttgcatgttctccccgtgttcacaaggggtttcctccactaagatccccaacagaaaaacatgcaaaaaaagaacagaacactcctgtccgtctctgaccgagacggacggttcaattggtccccgggcgctgagaagctgcccactgctcctggaggatcctggaggagggacgatccgggatgggttaaaggcagaagttgaattcacggcgacctcaggcctgcgtgtgtgcgtgtgtgtgtgtgtgtgtgtgtgtgtcctgtgtcgcctacatatatatatatatatatatatatatatatatatatatataacacgtgtgtgttgcagtgagtcgtttgtgcaataaaaaactgacagcagtcagccttgttgtttgttgttgttgttgttgtttgttgttgtttgtttgttgttacaGCCAGGCAACACTTTGCTTCAAgaacacggaagggaggggtgtaattttacatttatatttagtcatttagcagatgcttttatccaaagcgacgtacaaaggagagaacaatcaataACATTTTAATTTGAGCTGTTGAGCATAAATATCATCAACCTTTCGGTGGGCAATGTGCAGATGTGTGACCTATGGAAGCTGATGGCACAGAGTGTGCATCAAAGGTGCATACATTTAGGTGTAGCTGTTTCTCTGAGTAACAGATGCCTCAAAGCCACTTTATTAGCCTAAATAGTCCCTGGAAAACATCAGTCTTGTCTGCAACTGACGAGGCCTTGGAATTCTGGCCTTCTAGCCAGGGGTTCAAAGATGAagctgatggaactgcaaaatagctattttactgttattttgtataatttgtatctgtaacttaTATTGATATTTCCTTCTATTGGCTGTTGcgtggtggttattgtgtgatcatggaaatgctcatatgggggactgatagaacaggaaatattgctattctgttgttgtaagacattaactaagTGTAGCCTTATTTTCTATCTGTATCTCAtccttggatgtgtactctgtctgtctcactaagacctgaacaaatggcatgtgaacccctcccccccagagtctccttcctgctataaccctttgtaccctgttatcacccccacccccataggtgaacccctcaccccactgtctcccccttcctctcacctatagggtgtgatcatcccctcccctatggtattctacctgactgaaatggttTAAATACCAGCTTAGTGTACAGtaaggtaggcctttctctgagcaccagctgagagggggtctccacgctgaaataaactacagaaacctgactacgtcttccggtcccttcttcaactttggcgtgctcatttagattctaacaaagccatatctgagaccGGTCAATGGACTAAAGACTAAAATGGGCTAATGGACACAGATACTGGGTGGAAGATGATTGAAAGTGTTTTTATAGCCGGACAAATCTTGTTGGTTTATTTGAAATCTACAACAAGGAAGTATATTTCATGTTACAACAAGACAGTGACCCAATGCACAGCTCCAAAATGATGCAAGACctatttagggaagaagcagaCAAGCTGTGATTGCTGCAAATAGAGGATATTTTGATGAGACAATTTTCAAGCacaacatttttatttgaagCATTATTTCTGTTTCTCATTGTCTTGGCTATATTTTGTATTAATTTTGCACATTATTTGATGGATATCAATATTTTCCTGGAATATAGTCCTGGCATTTTCTTGTTGATTCCAAACATTTGAATGGAAGTGTAAAGCTCAGATGTGTCCGttgcaatgcgttgatccaagGGATGACGGAgtaggagtctggcgcatggggttgtttTGATAAtggagacgttatagtgagattggtttgttgacctgtcaatcacgccGCTAGCAAGCTGtgtaccttgtgggtagtagcatgctaacattagataggtggctcagacacctcgcaaatccccacagacgtatttttcagttacaataacggggtttttacaatgtacagtctatttctctgtaactttttaaaaatctaagcaaaaaaaagtcagacaAACAAcctttaggtacaaatacgaccatctacggagtttggtctgccaattttttttttttttgtattgctttgcaacacccacaaccgtcggagaaccatgaATGTAAACAAGTCCGTTGAAGCAGctgcgtgaccacggagtaacggagtcgtagaagtatatttcggccttaagGCAACATGCCTAAATGTTTAGTGAACCAAGATTCTATTTGGATATTGTTCAACTTCTCACCTATGAagttatgtgtgttttctgtttagTATTTGTCAAGACTATTTTCTTGATGGTGGAATGAAGAGAATGCTGGAGAAAGATGAGAAAAGTACAAAGTATGCCTTTTGTGGGTCTGCTGTAAATGCCCAGACTCGCTCCTCTTCCAGGTACTGTCTTATTCCTACTCTCACATTGATTATTGAGTGTATGACCTGAACTGTAAATGTTTAACGTGGAATTTCTAACGTTCCCATTTCAATGTGTGCTATTTCAAGAGGACTGTCTTTTGTTTTAATAAAATCCCAAATCTTGGGATTTATTCCAGGGAgccgatttaaaaaaaaatgaaaaatttTAGCCTGTAGTCTGATCTAACACTGCAAATTTCAGTTTGTTGATTCTAGAACTGCTCTAAGGCCTTGTTCACACCTGCCATTAACACACCTTAATACACTTATTTTTACTGTAGGTCAGCTCTCCATTCAGGGAAGATTCGTCTGTTAGATGTGGGAAGCTGTTTTAACCCATTTCTGAAATTTGATGAATTTCTCACAGTTGGTATTGACATAGTGCCTGCAGTTGAGGTACGTTCTACTGATTCCTTCAGTTGAGAaaacttacatacatacatataagaCATAGTGACTACATTTCCCTTGGTCACTTTTTCCAGTAGTGACTTatcattttaattattattatcattttaattattatcattacgTTATACGTTACGTTACGTAACCTTTTTCACTTTCACTGTAACCTTTGCAACCTCCAACACATCCTTGATTTGCagagtgtgtacaagtgtgaCTTCCTGaacctgcagctgcagcagccccTGCAGTTGGCCCCTGATGCGGTGGAGGCCTTTTTACAGCAGCTCCAGGGCCCCATCGAGGCGCTGCCAGCTCAGCTCTTTGAGGTGGTggtcttctctctgctcctgtctTACTTCCCCTCTCCATACCAGCGCTGGATCTGCTGCAAGAAGGCCCATGAGCTGCTCAACCTAAATGGCCTTCTACTAATCATCACACCAGACTCCTCCCACCAGAACCGCCACGCCCCCATGATGCGCAGCTGGCGTATCGCCGTGGAGTCACTGGGCTTCCGCCGCTACAAGTATGCCAAGTCATCCCACATGCACCTCATGGCCTTCCGCAAGGTGTCTCTGACAACCACCAGCGACCTGGTGAGTTGTAATTACCCCGAGATGCTCTACATCCCTCAGGACTTCCATAGCCCAGAGCAGGAAGAGCTTGAAGGGGTTGTGGACATCCGGTCAGACCTGGAGGATGACCAGTTAGCTCTTGGCTTTACGGAGCTGCCAGACATGCCATACGACTCAGACTCTGGGGACAGCCAGAGCAGCAGTGCCCCACTTCATGAGCTGGAGGACCCAGTCTTGCTCCAGAATTAGAACACTCGTACTCCCCAT
Above is a genomic segment from Clupea harengus chromosome 3, Ch_v2.0.2, whole genome shotgun sequence containing:
- the bmt2 gene encoding S-adenosylmethionine sensor upstream of mTORC1 isoform X1; protein product: MAFLNNVDSEMDLEQFHRIPYSNVKSVRTEKIEQEKLSGVVKNVHRKLRRKYVEVGDFEKIWREHCEDELTLSEYAVAMKNLADNCWTKNCEGEVRIEWCRSICQDYFLDGGMKRMLEKDEKSTKYAFCGSAVNAQTRSSSRSALHSGKIRLLDVGSCFNPFLKFDEFLTVGIDIVPAVESVYKCDFLNLQLQQPLQLAPDAVEAFLQQLQGPIEALPAQLFEVVVFSLLLSYFPSPYQRWICCKKAHELLNLNGLLLIITPDSSHQNRHAPMMRSWRIAVESLGFRRYKYAKSSHMHLMAFRKVSLTTTSDLVSCNYPEMLYIPQDFHSPEQEELEGVVDIRSDLEDDQLALGFTELPDMPYDSDSGDSQSSSAPLHELEDPVLLQN
- the bmt2 gene encoding S-adenosylmethionine sensor upstream of mTORC1 isoform X2 encodes the protein MSTENFGGNMLKSPILCRPVADVLPARRVGDFEKIWREHCEDELTLSEYAVAMKNLADNCWTKNCEGEVRIEWCRSICQDYFLDGGMKRMLEKDEKSTKYAFCGSAVNAQTRSSSRSALHSGKIRLLDVGSCFNPFLKFDEFLTVGIDIVPAVESVYKCDFLNLQLQQPLQLAPDAVEAFLQQLQGPIEALPAQLFEVVVFSLLLSYFPSPYQRWICCKKAHELLNLNGLLLIITPDSSHQNRHAPMMRSWRIAVESLGFRRYKYAKSSHMHLMAFRKVSLTTTSDLVSCNYPEMLYIPQDFHSPEQEELEGVVDIRSDLEDDQLALGFTELPDMPYDSDSGDSQSSSAPLHELEDPVLLQN